A single Flavobacterium sp. 1 DNA region contains:
- a CDS encoding thiamine phosphate synthase yields MYNKLQYISQGESIEEQLLNIHQALDNGCDWIQMRFKHQKQKKIFALAEAVKFLCEEYLANFIVNDDVHLAKQFNADGVHLGLTDMGVAEARAILGKTKIIGATANTFEDIVRQVNNSCDYIGLGPFQFTKTKKNLSPILGIEGYESIINKMEQSKIEIPIYAIGGITLENVDALIQTGIHGIAVSGIITESERKNILITQLNEKLYGNVIV; encoded by the coding sequence ATGTATAATAAACTACAGTACATCTCACAGGGAGAAAGCATTGAAGAACAATTGCTCAATATTCATCAGGCCTTAGACAATGGCTGCGACTGGATACAAATGAGATTTAAACATCAAAAACAAAAAAAAATATTTGCTTTGGCGGAAGCCGTGAAATTTTTATGTGAAGAATATTTAGCTAATTTCATTGTCAACGATGACGTTCATTTAGCCAAACAATTTAATGCCGATGGTGTTCATCTGGGACTCACAGATATGGGAGTTGCTGAAGCGCGAGCCATTTTAGGCAAAACTAAAATCATCGGAGCCACGGCAAACACTTTTGAAGATATTGTACGACAAGTTAACAATAGCTGTGATTATATTGGATTAGGTCCTTTTCAATTCACAAAAACCAAAAAAAATCTGAGTCCGATACTGGGGATTGAAGGATATGAATCTATTATAAACAAAATGGAACAATCCAAAATTGAAATACCCATTTATGCCATTGGAGGAATTACATTGGAAAATGTTGATGCGCTCATACAAACAGGAATTCATGGTATTGCCGTTTCTGGTATTATCACCGAAAGCGAAAGAAAAAACATACTCATCACACAACTTAACGAAAAATTATATGGCAATGTCATTGTTTAA
- a CDS encoding DNA-3-methyladenine glycosylase I yields the protein MDKEIQRCGWCLSSDLYKKYHDEEWGVPVYEDTKLFEFLLLETFQAGLSWITILNKRENFKTAFDAFDYKKIAAYSEEKIQELLQNSGIIRNQLKVRSAVSNAVAFMKVQEEFGSFSNYIWGFVEGKPIINSRKNLSEVQATTPLSDAISKDLKKRGFKFVGSTVVYAHMQATGMVDDHVADCWKKSGQ from the coding sequence ATGGATAAGGAAATTCAAAGATGCGGCTGGTGTTTATCCAGCGATTTATACAAAAAATACCATGATGAAGAATGGGGCGTACCCGTGTACGAGGACACCAAACTATTTGAATTCTTGTTACTGGAAACTTTCCAAGCTGGATTAAGCTGGATAACCATACTCAATAAAAGAGAAAATTTCAAAACCGCTTTTGATGCATTTGACTATAAAAAAATAGCAGCTTATTCTGAAGAAAAAATACAGGAATTATTACAGAATTCCGGCATCATCCGCAACCAGTTAAAAGTTCGTTCGGCAGTTTCCAATGCTGTAGCTTTTATGAAAGTCCAAGAAGAATTTGGCAGTTTTTCCAACTATATCTGGGGCTTTGTAGAGGGGAAACCCATTATAAACAGCCGAAAAAACCTAAGCGAAGTTCAAGCCACCACTCCGCTTTCCGACGCTATCAGCAAAGATTTAAAAAAACGCGGCTTCAAATTTGTTGGCTCAACCGTAGTCTATGCACACATGCAGGCCACAGGAATGGTCGATGACCACGTAGCCGATTGCTGGAAAAAAAGCGGTCAGTAA
- a CDS encoding exopolyphosphatase: MKEKIYYLIVCLVLSYSTQAQLYGGIEIGSKGIKMTVLDVESIKRNTYDVKEFWTENVGIATGIGIDGTLLQEDIEKAGNVVYNNYKKMLNEYKIEDKNIFVVASSGVGLANNTNDLVVKIKTLTNKKIEIISSSLEAKLLLRGCIPPKNYLSSVIIDIGGGNTKGGYAKDINGASVFFPISCDLGTVTLTEIINKKCKQKTVFEFNENLFDYLPTMRESFKKMYTSRAESQDKNNVYISGGAAWAFYTLLTGIKAEENFTQVQYDDILSIRTIAENNYQRFVTNAESNVEMQKVLKTYQQKYLIAAFNLLETSLEVIPNIQNKKIFFAKQGQIAWLVSYVFDSAKGVKQIY, from the coding sequence ATGAAAGAAAAAATCTACTATTTAATAGTTTGCCTTGTGCTTTCCTATTCAACACAAGCGCAACTCTACGGCGGTATAGAAATAGGAAGTAAAGGTATAAAAATGACCGTTCTTGATGTCGAAAGCATCAAAAGAAACACTTATGATGTAAAAGAGTTTTGGACTGAAAACGTTGGTATTGCTACTGGTATAGGAATAGACGGCACCTTATTACAAGAAGACATTGAAAAAGCAGGGAATGTAGTTTACAACAATTACAAAAAAATGCTTAACGAATACAAAATCGAAGATAAAAATATCTTTGTTGTAGCATCTTCTGGAGTTGGTTTAGCAAACAACACAAATGATTTAGTTGTAAAAATCAAAACTCTTACCAATAAAAAAATCGAGATTATCTCTTCTTCTCTTGAAGCAAAATTACTTTTAAGAGGATGTATCCCTCCTAAAAACTATTTAAGTTCAGTAATTATCGATATTGGAGGAGGAAACACTAAAGGCGGTTATGCCAAAGACATCAACGGTGCTTCTGTATTTTTTCCAATATCATGTGATTTAGGAACTGTTACTTTGACAGAAATCATTAATAAAAAATGTAAACAAAAAACAGTTTTCGAATTCAATGAAAATCTTTTTGACTACTTACCTACTATGAGAGAAAGTTTCAAAAAAATGTATACAAGCCGTGCTGAATCGCAAGACAAGAATAATGTTTACATATCTGGTGGAGCAGCTTGGGCATTTTACACTTTATTGACAGGAATAAAAGCTGAAGAAAATTTTACGCAAGTCCAATATGATGACATTCTATCGATTAGAACTATTGCAGAAAACAACTATCAAAGATTTGTAACTAATGCTGAAAGCAATGTAGAAATGCAAAAAGTATTAAAAACATATCAGCAAAAATATTTGATTGCAGCATTTAATCTTTTGGAAACTTCATTGGAGGTTATTCCAAACATCCAAAACAAAAAGATTTTCTTTGCTAAACAAGGTCAGATTGCTTGGTTAGTAAGTTACGTTTTCGATAGTGCTAAAGGAGTTAAACAAATCTATTAA
- a CDS encoding thiazole synthase: MAMSLFKIGDKTLESRLFLGTGKFGSNIEMEKAILASESELVTVALKRIDLETDTDAILNHLKHPKINLLPNTSGARNAKEAIFAAQLAREALETNWLKLEIHPDPKYLMPDPIETLKATEELAKLGFIVLPYIHADPVLCKHLENAGTAAVMPLGSPIGSNKGLKTIDFLEIIIEQSNVPVIIDAGIGSPSDAAKAMEMGADAVLVNTAIAVAGNPKLMAEAFKEAVIAGRKAFEAKLGQQYKHAVASSPLTAFLYE; the protein is encoded by the coding sequence ATGGCAATGTCATTGTTTAAGATAGGAGACAAAACACTAGAATCAAGACTATTTCTAGGAACTGGAAAATTTGGTTCCAATATAGAAATGGAGAAAGCCATTTTGGCTTCCGAAAGCGAATTGGTAACTGTAGCACTAAAAAGAATCGATCTCGAAACCGATACCGATGCGATTTTAAATCACTTAAAGCATCCCAAAATCAATTTATTACCCAACACTTCTGGCGCACGAAACGCTAAAGAAGCCATTTTTGCGGCACAATTGGCTAGAGAAGCTTTAGAAACCAACTGGCTAAAACTAGAGATTCATCCTGACCCAAAATACTTAATGCCGGATCCCATTGAAACCCTGAAAGCGACTGAAGAACTGGCGAAATTGGGATTCATTGTTTTGCCCTACATCCATGCCGATCCAGTTTTATGCAAGCATTTGGAAAATGCAGGAACAGCTGCCGTTATGCCTTTGGGATCGCCTATTGGCAGTAACAAAGGATTAAAAACCATTGATTTTCTGGAAATAATCATCGAGCAAAGTAACGTTCCTGTCATTATCGACGCAGGCATTGGCTCACCATCTGACGCAGCCAAAGCAATGGAAATGGGAGCTGATGCAGTCTTGGTAAACACCGCCATTGCCGTAGCCGGAAATCCAAAATTAATGGCCGAAGCTTTTAAGGAGGCGGTAATAGCTGGACGAAAAGCATTTGAAGCAAAACTGGGGCAACAATACAAACACGCAGTTGCATCTAGTCCTTTGACGGCTTTTTTGTATGAGTAA
- a CDS encoding MFS transporter, producing MIKKYFDNFKGFPKEIWILTLVTFINRAGTMVIPFLSKYMKENLQFTYSQIGWVMVFFGIGSIIGTWLSGKLSDKIGFYKVMVFSLFASGIVFILLQYASTFEELCVGILVLTSIADMFRPAMLICLKTFTAKEDRARAYSLTRAAINLGFLFGPVLGGLIIMQLGYEYIFYVDGVTCILAIIVFMFFVKEKKIPVKLHKYDKPNVKVSVMKDKPFMLHLIICLITGILFFQIFTTLPLYHKERFNMTEFDSGLLLSLNGLLILLFELPIVNYVSRNKINNHKVISLGLLLMATSFLLLLLPFEAVLIPMMFFMTCGVMLTFPFANSFAMDRSHRQEGKYMAAFTMSYSFAHILSAKTGMEIIQNFDYESNWLFMTGLGVAGTILVFLLSKMVEKEELKNTAMVTVEVNNGK from the coding sequence ATGATAAAAAAATACTTCGACAATTTTAAAGGTTTTCCGAAAGAGATTTGGATTTTAACTTTAGTTACATTCATTAACAGAGCCGGGACTATGGTTATTCCCTTTCTGTCAAAATACATGAAAGAAAATTTACAATTCACTTACAGCCAGATTGGCTGGGTAATGGTTTTCTTTGGAATAGGTTCTATAATTGGAACTTGGTTGAGCGGTAAGCTGTCTGATAAAATTGGCTTTTACAAGGTCATGGTATTCAGTTTATTTGCCAGCGGTATAGTGTTTATACTACTGCAATATGCTTCAACTTTTGAAGAGCTATGTGTTGGTATTTTGGTGTTGACCAGTATTGCGGATATGTTTAGACCTGCGATGTTGATTTGCTTAAAAACATTTACTGCAAAAGAAGACAGGGCTCGTGCTTATTCATTAACACGTGCGGCTATCAATTTAGGGTTTCTTTTTGGTCCTGTATTAGGTGGTTTGATTATCATGCAGTTAGGGTATGAGTATATTTTTTATGTTGATGGTGTGACATGTATATTGGCAATAATTGTTTTTATGTTTTTTGTCAAAGAGAAAAAAATACCTGTTAAGCTGCATAAATATGATAAGCCAAATGTTAAGGTTTCGGTAATGAAAGACAAGCCTTTTATGCTGCATTTGATTATTTGCCTTATTACTGGAATTCTTTTCTTTCAGATTTTTACTACACTGCCTTTGTATCATAAAGAGCGTTTTAATATGACCGAATTTGATAGCGGATTGCTTTTGAGTTTGAACGGATTGCTTATTTTGCTTTTTGAACTTCCAATTGTGAATTATGTTAGCCGTAATAAAATTAACAATCATAAAGTGATTTCTTTAGGCTTATTGCTTATGGCAACTAGTTTTTTATTGTTATTGCTGCCTTTTGAAGCTGTTTTGATTCCTATGATGTTCTTTATGACTTGTGGTGTAATGCTGACGTTTCCGTTTGCAAATTCATTCGCAATGGATAGATCGCATAGGCAAGAAGGAAAATATATGGCTGCTTTTACGATGAGTTATAGTTTTGCTCATATCTTGAGTGCTAAAACAGGAATGGAAATTATTCAAAATTTTGATTACGAATCCAATTGGCTGTTTATGACTGGACTTGGAGTTGCGGGAACGATACTTGTTTTTCTTTTGTCTAAAATGGTTGAAAAAGAAGAATTGAAGAATACTGCAATGGTAACTGTAGAAGTTAATAATGGTAAATAA
- the thiC gene encoding phosphomethylpyrimidine synthase ThiC translates to MNNEEKISRTPFPNSKKVYIEGEIHPIKVAMREILLADTKMSNGRIEKNPSVTVYDTSGPFTDPNIEIDIRKGLPRIREQWILDRNDVEELTEISSEYGKSRLNDAKLNDLRFEYLHKPMRAKKGANVSQLYYAKQGIITPEMEYIAIRENQRIEQLNEQPAAMQCQHTGHNFGANTPKSKITAEFVRSEVARGRAIIPNNINHPESEPMIVGRNFLVKINANIGNSTVTSSIEEEVEKAVWACRWGADTIMDLSTGKNIHETREWIIRNSPVPIGTVPIYQALEKVNGIAEDLTWEVFRDTLIEQAEQGVSYFTIHAGVLLRYIHLTANRVTGIVSRGGSIMAKWCLFHHKENFLYTHFEEICEIMKQYDVAFSLGDGLRPGSIADANDAAQFAELETLGELTKIAWKHDVQVFIEGPGHVPMHMIKENMDKQLEHCDEAPFYTLGPLTTDIAPGYDHITSAIGAAMIGWYGCAMLCYVTPKEHLGLPNKKDVKDGVITYKIAAHAADLAKGHPGSQYRDNALSKARFEFRWEDQFNLSLDPDTAREFHDETLPADGAKVAHFCSMCGPKFCSMKISQEIRDVAEAEKGMAAKSEEFIEQGKEIYI, encoded by the coding sequence ATGAACAACGAAGAAAAAATCTCGAGAACCCCGTTTCCAAATTCCAAAAAAGTATATATCGAAGGAGAAATCCACCCGATAAAAGTAGCCATGCGTGAAATTTTACTCGCAGACACTAAAATGTCAAATGGCAGAATCGAAAAAAATCCATCGGTAACTGTTTACGATACTTCTGGTCCATTCACGGATCCTAATATTGAAATTGATATCCGCAAAGGATTACCTCGCATTCGCGAACAATGGATTCTAGACCGCAATGATGTAGAAGAATTAACCGAAATCTCCTCCGAGTACGGAAAATCGCGTTTGAATGACGCAAAACTAAACGACTTGCGTTTTGAATATTTGCACAAACCAATGCGTGCTAAAAAAGGAGCCAATGTTTCTCAATTGTATTACGCAAAACAAGGCATCATCACTCCCGAAATGGAATACATTGCCATCCGTGAAAACCAACGCATCGAACAACTAAATGAGCAACCGGCAGCAATGCAATGCCAGCACACAGGTCATAATTTTGGAGCAAATACTCCAAAATCCAAAATCACAGCGGAATTTGTTCGTAGCGAAGTAGCCAGGGGTCGTGCAATTATTCCAAATAACATCAACCATCCTGAAAGCGAACCGATGATTGTGGGTCGTAACTTTTTGGTAAAAATCAATGCTAATATTGGAAATAGCACTGTAACATCAAGCATCGAAGAAGAAGTAGAAAAAGCAGTTTGGGCTTGCCGTTGGGGAGCTGACACCATTATGGATTTATCTACAGGAAAAAACATTCACGAAACCAGAGAATGGATCATCCGAAATTCTCCAGTGCCAATCGGAACTGTACCCATTTACCAAGCATTAGAAAAAGTAAACGGAATTGCCGAAGATTTAACTTGGGAAGTATTCCGCGACACCTTAATTGAACAAGCGGAACAAGGTGTTTCGTATTTCACTATTCACGCTGGAGTTTTATTGCGATATATTCATTTAACCGCCAACCGCGTTACCGGAATCGTTTCCCGTGGCGGTTCAATTATGGCAAAATGGTGTTTATTTCACCACAAAGAAAACTTCCTTTACACCCATTTCGAAGAGATTTGCGAAATTATGAAACAATACGACGTAGCCTTTTCATTAGGAGATGGATTACGTCCGGGTTCTATTGCCGATGCCAATGATGCTGCACAATTTGCCGAATTGGAAACTCTTGGCGAACTGACAAAAATAGCTTGGAAACACGATGTTCAGGTATTTATTGAAGGTCCTGGCCACGTTCCAATGCACATGATCAAAGAAAACATGGATAAACAATTGGAACATTGTGACGAAGCTCCATTTTATACTTTAGGTCCATTAACAACTGATATTGCACCAGGTTACGACCATATCACTTCTGCTATTGGCGCTGCGATGATTGGCTGGTATGGCTGTGCAATGCTGTGTTATGTAACGCCAAAAGAACACCTTGGTTTACCGAACAAAAAAGACGTAAAAGACGGAGTGATCACTTATAAGATAGCTGCACACGCTGCCGATTTAGCAAAAGGACACCCAGGGTCGCAATATCGTGATAATGCCTTGAGTAAAGCCCGTTTCGAATTCCGCTGGGAAGACCAATTCAACTTATCATTAGATCCGGACACTGCCCGTGAATTTCACGATGAAACCTTACCTGCAGATGGAGCAAAAGTAGCTCATTTCTGCTCTATGTGCGGACCAAAATTCTGTTCTATGAAAATTTCGCAGGAAATCCGTGATGTTGCCGAAGCAGAAAAAGGAATGGCAGCAAAATCAGAAGAATTTATTGAACAAGGAAAAGAAATCTATATTTAG
- a CDS encoding thiamine phosphate synthase: protein MIIITNPIPIANEISTIHSLFENGLELLHIRKPDFSEEEMKSFLGKTKVVLRQQLVLHSHHQLAQAFGINRIHFTEKTRIETPEENLKNWKETGFTVTASIHQMMDFEKLSNVFDYAFFGPVFESISKQNYISNLDFKKELEQRKNNKTALVAVGGITSNNIKTALEYGFDDVALLGSIWNSSNPIENFKLCQQIVLSY from the coding sequence ATGATCATAATTACAAATCCAATTCCGATAGCCAATGAAATCAGCACCATTCATTCTCTTTTTGAGAATGGATTGGAGTTGCTTCATATTCGAAAGCCTGATTTTTCGGAAGAAGAAATGAAATCTTTTCTGGGGAAAACGAAAGTGGTTTTGAGACAACAATTGGTTTTGCACAGCCACCATCAATTGGCGCAAGCATTTGGAATAAATCGAATTCATTTCACGGAAAAAACAAGAATAGAAACACCCGAAGAAAATTTAAAAAACTGGAAAGAAACTGGATTTACAGTCACTGCCTCTATTCATCAAATGATGGATTTTGAAAAATTGTCCAATGTTTTTGATTACGCTTTTTTCGGGCCTGTTTTCGAAAGTATTTCAAAACAAAATTACATTTCGAATCTTGACTTTAAAAAAGAACTGGAACAAAGGAAAAATAATAAAACTGCATTAGTAGCAGTTGGAGGAATCACATCTAATAACATCAAAACCGCATTAGAATATGGTTTCGATGATGTGGCGCTTTTAGGCAGTATTTGGAACAGCAGTAATCCAATAGAAAATTTTAAACTATGTCAGCAAATCGTCCTTTCGTATTAA
- a CDS encoding hydroxymethylpyrimidine/phosphomethylpyrimidine kinase: protein MSANRPFVLTIAGFDPSAGAGVLADVKTFEQHRVYGFAINTGNTIQTENEFFEMQWTDLAFVLKSLEKLFDNYTIKAVKIGIIPSLEYLKQVVFTIKRLSPETKIVWDTILKSTTEFDFLTIENRNDLTEILNQIDLITPNYNEIKIIFPNFTPLSCFINTLSFMTGEVNCSVLLKGGHNPNEMGVDYLYTEKDVHQLLPKTGECYEKHGSGCVLSAAITANLALEQNLKIACKNAKIYTENYLLSNPTKLGFHHV from the coding sequence ATGTCAGCAAATCGTCCTTTCGTATTAACAATTGCAGGCTTCGACCCTTCAGCAGGTGCAGGAGTTTTGGCTGATGTAAAAACCTTCGAACAGCATCGGGTGTATGGTTTTGCAATTAATACCGGCAATACCATTCAAACCGAAAACGAGTTTTTTGAAATGCAATGGACTGATTTGGCTTTTGTTTTGAAATCATTAGAAAAACTATTCGATAATTATACCATCAAAGCAGTGAAAATTGGAATTATACCTTCATTAGAATATTTGAAACAGGTAGTTTTTACCATAAAAAGGCTTTCCCCAGAAACAAAAATTGTCTGGGATACGATTTTGAAATCAACTACTGAATTTGATTTTTTAACTATTGAAAACCGTAATGATCTGACAGAAATCCTGAATCAAATTGATTTAATTACTCCAAATTATAATGAAATTAAAATCATTTTCCCAAACTTCACTCCGCTCTCTTGTTTTATCAATACATTATCATTCATGACGGGAGAAGTTAATTGTTCTGTTTTGCTGAAAGGAGGTCACAACCCTAATGAAATGGGAGTTGATTATCTCTATACCGAAAAGGATGTGCATCAGCTTTTGCCAAAAACAGGAGAATGCTATGAAAAACATGGCTCAGGCTGTGTGTTATCCGCTGCAATTACAGCAAATCTTGCATTGGAACAAAACCTAAAAATAGCTTGTAAAAATGCAAAAATATATACCGAAAACTATTTACTGTCTAACCCAACTAAACTAGGATTCCATCATGTATAA
- the thiS gene encoding sulfur carrier protein ThiS, translated as MELKINNQTKQFATDSLTVQALLDLEIPVKQNGIALAINNTVIPKSDWNSHLIKETDDILIISATQGG; from the coding sequence ATGGAACTAAAAATCAACAATCAGACTAAACAATTTGCCACTGACAGCCTAACTGTTCAGGCACTTCTTGACTTGGAAATTCCCGTAAAACAAAACGGAATTGCCCTGGCCATCAATAATACCGTTATTCCAAAATCCGATTGGAATTCCCATCTCATCAAAGAAACCGACGACATTTTAATCATATCAGCAACACAAGGAGGTTAA
- the tsf gene encoding translation elongation factor Ts yields the protein MATITAADVNKLRQTTGAGMMDCKKALVEAEGDFDKAIQNLREKGQKVADNRSDRESSEGAAVSFINADKTKGAIITLNCETDFVGKNESFVALAKELVEKAINFSSKEEFLASDFNGITVAEKLIEQTGVIGEKIEIGGFEIVEGAFVGSYVHVNKIAALTAISAAVPNAEVLTKDISMQVASMGADTLSYKDFDPAFVASELAARIAIIEKENEEAKRLGKTLKNVPKYISFSQLTEEVIKQAEEDAKAELKAEGKPEQIWDKIIPGKILRFISDNTTLDQEKALLDQNFIKDDSKKVGDYVKGFNVEITNFKRVTLG from the coding sequence ATGGCAACAATTACTGCTGCAGACGTAAATAAATTAAGACAAACTACAGGTGCCGGAATGATGGACTGTAAAAAAGCTTTGGTTGAAGCTGAAGGAGATTTCGATAAAGCTATACAAAACCTTAGAGAAAAAGGACAAAAAGTTGCTGATAACCGTTCTGATCGTGAGTCTTCTGAAGGAGCTGCTGTTTCTTTCATCAATGCAGACAAAACTAAAGGAGCTATCATCACTTTAAACTGCGAAACAGATTTCGTAGGTAAAAATGAAAGTTTCGTAGCTTTAGCTAAAGAATTAGTTGAAAAAGCAATCAACTTCTCTTCTAAAGAAGAATTTTTAGCTTCAGATTTCAATGGAATTACTGTTGCTGAAAAATTAATTGAACAAACTGGTGTTATCGGTGAAAAAATCGAAATCGGTGGTTTCGAAATCGTAGAAGGTGCTTTCGTAGGATCTTATGTTCACGTTAACAAAATTGCTGCTTTAACAGCGATTTCGGCAGCAGTTCCTAATGCTGAAGTGTTAACCAAAGACATCTCTATGCAGGTTGCTTCTATGGGAGCTGATACATTATCTTACAAAGATTTTGATCCAGCTTTCGTTGCTTCAGAACTTGCTGCTCGTATTGCTATAATCGAAAAAGAAAATGAAGAAGCAAAACGTTTAGGAAAAACTTTGAAAAATGTTCCTAAATATATTTCTTTCTCTCAATTAACTGAAGAAGTTATAAAACAAGCTGAAGAAGATGCTAAAGCTGAATTAAAAGCTGAAGGCAAACCAGAACAAATTTGGGACAAAATTATTCCAGGAAAAATTCTACGTTTCATCTCTGACAACACTACTTTAGATCAAGAGAAAGCCTTACTAGATCAAAACTTCATCAAAGATGACAGCAAAAAAGTTGGTGATTACGTTAAAGGATTCAACGTTGAGATTACAAATTTCAAAAGAGTTACTTTAGGATAG